A region of Malaciobacter marinus DNA encodes the following proteins:
- a CDS encoding NUDIX domain-containing protein: protein MSKQIKAYGLALYKKEKNKIKLLLCKSIKSESKWGFLKGVQLAKETAKQCAKREFREESGINVYIDDFEQYFEQKNKEKDIGLWLVNAKNIKNIDKYFFQDKLHDNYLSWENSKVKFFDLDNLPQFKKKQKELILNIKDFLESKNQPH, encoded by the coding sequence ATGAGTAAACAAATTAAGGCATATGGACTTGCTTTATATAAAAAAGAGAAGAATAAGATTAAGTTATTGCTTTGCAAATCTATAAAAAGTGAAAGCAAATGGGGTTTTTTAAAAGGTGTACAATTAGCAAAAGAAACTGCTAAACAGTGTGCTAAAAGAGAGTTTCGTGAAGAGTCAGGAATAAATGTTTATATTGATGATTTTGAACAATATTTTGAACAAAAGAATAAAGAAAAAGATATAGGGCTTTGGTTAGTCAATGCAAAAAATATAAAAAATATTGATAAATATTTTTTTCAAGATAAACTACATGATAACTATCTTTCTTGGGAAAATAGTAAAGTTAAATTTTTTGACTTAGATAATCTTCCCCAGTTTAAAAAGAAACAAAAAGAACTTATTCTTAATATTAAGGATTTTTTAGAAAGTAAGAATCAACCCCATTAG
- a CDS encoding 50S ribosomal protein L25/general stress protein Ctc, translating to MLEGIVRDSMTKIETKSLRRDGYLIANIYGKGLENINAAFKTNEFIKTLKNKETLSFDVSVGGNNLKVVVQEYQKAPITSELLHVDLMVAQPGVRTTYKVPVKVEGTPIGLKNKGLFIFHKKRVPVKTTYENLPQSFNLNVDNLDTGDNILVRDLELPEGVECFLDPRVPIVGVIKAK from the coding sequence ATGTTAGAGGGTATCGTAAGAGATAGTATGACAAAAATAGAAACTAAATCTTTAAGAAGAGATGGTTACTTAATTGCCAATATCTATGGTAAAGGTTTAGAAAATATTAATGCTGCGTTTAAAACGAATGAATTTATTAAAACGTTAAAAAATAAAGAAACACTTTCGTTTGATGTATCTGTTGGTGGAAATAATTTAAAAGTTGTTGTTCAAGAGTATCAAAAAGCTCCAATTACTTCTGAGTTATTACATGTTGATTTAATGGTTGCACAACCAGGTGTAAGAACTACTTATAAAGTTCCTGTTAAAGTTGAAGGTACTCCAATTGGTCTTAAAAATAAAGGTTTATTCATTTTCCATAAGAAAAGAGTTCCTGTTAAGACTACTTATGAAAATTTACCACAAAGCTTTAATCTAAATGTTGATAATTTAGATACAGGTGACAATATCTTAGTTAGAGATTTAGAATTACCTGAGGGTGTTGAGTGTTTCTTAGACCCAAGAGTACCAATCGTTGGTGTAATTAAAGCTAAGTAA
- the folD gene encoding bifunctional methylenetetrahydrofolate dehydrogenase/methenyltetrahydrofolate cyclohydrolase FolD, translating into MTILDGKALSNKIKEEIKFEVEELQKEKGITPGLAVVLVGADPASAAYVNMKSKACKQAGIYSIVHEMPETISQDKILEILAMMNKNPNIDGILVQLPLPKHVDTTAILEAITPEKDVDGFHAYNTGRMTLGLDSFTPATPYGVMRLLEEYNIDPKGKNVCVIGASNIVGKPMGTLLLNANATVTTCHIHTKDLKEHTKNADIICVGVGKVNLITEDMVKDGAVVVDIGINRLDNGKLVGDVDFENVSKKCKYISPVPGGVGPMTIAMLLVNTIKAARLREERERKLND; encoded by the coding sequence ATGACAATACTTGATGGAAAAGCATTATCTAATAAAATAAAAGAAGAAATAAAGTTTGAGGTTGAAGAACTTCAAAAAGAAAAAGGTATTACACCTGGACTTGCTGTAGTTTTAGTAGGCGCAGACCCTGCAAGTGCTGCTTATGTAAATATGAAAAGCAAAGCATGTAAACAAGCTGGAATTTACTCAATTGTTCACGAAATGCCAGAAACTATATCTCAAGATAAAATTTTGGAAATTTTAGCAATGATGAACAAAAATCCAAATATAGATGGTATTTTAGTTCAATTACCACTTCCAAAGCATGTTGATACAACTGCTATTTTAGAAGCTATTACACCTGAAAAAGATGTAGATGGTTTTCATGCGTATAATACAGGAAGAATGACATTAGGACTAGACTCTTTTACTCCTGCAACTCCATATGGAGTAATGAGACTATTAGAAGAGTATAACATTGATCCTAAAGGAAAAAATGTTTGTGTAATAGGTGCGAGTAATATTGTAGGTAAACCTATGGGAACACTTTTACTTAATGCAAATGCAACAGTTACAACTTGTCATATACATACAAAAGATTTAAAAGAACATACAAAAAATGCAGATATTATTTGTGTGGGTGTGGGTAAAGTAAATCTAATTACAGAAGATATGGTAAAAGATGGAGCTGTTGTTGTTGATATTGGAATAAATAGACTTGACAATGGAAAATTGGTTGGAGATGTTGATTTTGAAAATGTTTCAAAAAAATGCAAATATATCTCACCTGTTCCAGGGGGAGTTGGTCCCATGACAATTGCTATGCTTTTAGTTAATACAATTAAAGCAGCAAGATTAAGAGAAGAAAGAGAAAGAAAACTAAATGATTAA
- a CDS encoding cytochrome C oxidase subunit III yields the protein MRLVFLLLLFIITVFATDDDNSFITKYEYGAMLYENPRGIGCNKCHNNGKKEVIIAKYRDKKGALKYIKVPPLTNISFENFKIKLRADKTESLVMPTYFLTDEELDSLYYYIQKLK from the coding sequence TTGAGATTAGTATTTTTATTACTTCTATTTATTATAACTGTTTTTGCCACAGATGATGATAACTCATTTATTACAAAATATGAGTATGGGGCAATGCTTTATGAAAATCCTAGGGGAATAGGGTGTAATAAGTGCCATAATAATGGTAAAAAAGAAGTAATAATCGCAAAATATAGAGATAAAAAAGGAGCGCTTAAATATATAAAAGTTCCTCCACTTACAAATATTAGTTTTGAAAATTTTAAAATTAAATTAAGAGCAGACAAAACAGAATCCTTAGTAATGCCAACATACTTTTTAACAGATGAAGAGTTGGATTCTTTGTACTATTATATTCAAAAGCTAAAATAG
- the lepB gene encoding signal peptidase I → MIKKAYNWASSWTGTIIIVLGIIFFVAQAFVIPSGSMKNTLLIGDMLFVKKFSYGIPVPRIPWIEVPILPDFNNNGHLIEGDKPKRGDIVVFRYPKEDTIHYVKRLVATGGDLVLIQNKNLILHPKEGNEYVKKNFAQEQILNVEGKLWVINPYQKDHPGIHNDPEVQNTRQAPAQLFNMLPIKVPKGEYFMMGDNRDHSNDSRFWGTVEYKNIVGKPWFIYFSWDENKKIRWDRVFRKVESLEEDLKGKELDINHKEGIY, encoded by the coding sequence ATGATTAAAAAAGCTTACAACTGGGCTAGTTCATGGACTGGTACAATTATAATTGTATTAGGTATTATATTTTTTGTTGCGCAAGCTTTTGTAATTCCTAGTGGAAGTATGAAAAATACTTTACTTATTGGAGATATGCTTTTTGTTAAAAAATTCTCTTATGGAATTCCTGTTCCTAGAATTCCGTGGATTGAAGTACCTATTTTGCCAGATTTTAATAATAATGGACATTTAATAGAAGGTGACAAACCAAAGCGTGGGGATATTGTTGTATTTAGATACCCCAAAGAAGATACAATTCATTATGTAAAAAGATTAGTAGCAACTGGAGGAGATTTAGTTCTTATTCAAAATAAAAATCTTATTTTACACCCAAAAGAGGGAAATGAGTATGTAAAAAAGAATTTTGCACAAGAGCAAATTTTAAATGTTGAGGGAAAACTTTGGGTTATTAATCCTTATCAAAAAGATCATCCAGGAATACATAATGATCCAGAAGTACAAAATACAAGGCAAGCTCCAGCTCAACTATTTAATATGTTACCTATTAAAGTTCCAAAAGGAGAATACTTTATGATGGGTGATAATAGAGACCATTCAAATGATTCGAGATTTTGGGGAACAGTTGAATACAAAAATATTGTAGGAAAACCTTGGTTTATCTACTTTTCTTGGGATGAAAATAAAAAAATTAGATGGGATAGAGTTTTTAGAAAAGTTGAATCTTTAGAAGAAGATTTAAAAGGAAAAGAGTTAGATATAAATCATAAAGAAGGAATTTACTAA
- the rpiB gene encoding ribose 5-phosphate isomerase B, whose protein sequence is MKYFIAADHAGIDIKKYVKELFESKGHEVEDLGPYSKDRVDYPDFAVKVCEKVLANKNSFGILICGSGIGMSMSANKFDGIRAALCHNEYSAKMAREHNDANIMCLGERVSGYGMIEAIIDSWLASSFEGGRHEQRVEKINALGKMGSCRR, encoded by the coding sequence ATGAAATATTTTATAGCAGCAGATCATGCTGGAATTGATATTAAAAAATATGTAAAAGAACTATTTGAAAGTAAAGGGCATGAAGTAGAAGACTTAGGTCCTTATTCAAAAGATAGAGTTGATTATCCAGATTTTGCTGTTAAAGTATGTGAAAAAGTATTGGCAAATAAAAACAGCTTTGGTATTTTAATTTGTGGTTCTGGTATTGGTATGTCTATGTCTGCAAACAAATTTGATGGAATTAGAGCTGCTTTATGTCATAATGAATATTCAGCTAAAATGGCAAGAGAACATAATGATGCAAATATAATGTGTTTGGGTGAAAGAGTTAGTGGATATGGTATGATTGAAGCTATTATTGACTCTTGGTTAGCTTCATCTTTTGAGGGTGGAAGACATGAACAAAGAGTTGAAAAAATAAATGCTTTAGGTAAGATGGGAAGCTGTCGAAGATAA
- the pth gene encoding aminoacyl-tRNA hydrolase, producing MALIVGLGNIGEKYLLTRHNIGFMVIDEMAKNLSTTTINKSNFKADVLKSSNDLLVKPKTFMNLSGDAVIAIKNYYKLENEEIIVIHDDLDLPFGAVKFKIGGGHGGHNGLKSIDSHIGKDYIRVRIGIGKPQNKEDVVNYVLNNFSKEELNRLKDIIPHTIKAIDALKVESINEVKSKFTLK from the coding sequence ATGGCTTTAATAGTTGGACTTGGAAATATAGGTGAAAAATACCTATTAACTAGGCACAACATAGGTTTTATGGTCATCGATGAGATGGCCAAAAACTTAAGTACTACTACAATTAATAAATCAAATTTTAAAGCAGATGTTTTAAAATCTTCAAATGACTTACTAGTAAAACCAAAAACTTTTATGAATCTTTCAGGCGATGCAGTTATTGCAATAAAAAATTATTATAAACTTGAAAATGAAGAAATTATTGTAATTCATGATGATTTAGATTTACCTTTTGGAGCAGTTAAATTTAAAATCGGTGGTGGCCATGGTGGTCACAATGGATTAAAATCAATTGATTCACATATAGGAAAAGATTATATAAGAGTTAGAATAGGAATTGGAAAACCACAAAATAAAGAAGATGTGGTAAATTATGTATTAAACAACTTCTCAAAAGAGGAATTAAATAGATTAAAAGATATAATACCCCATACTATCAAAGCTATAGATGCATTAAAAGTTGAATCTATAAATGAAGTAAAATCTAAATTTACATTGAAGTAA
- a CDS encoding LptF/LptG family permease, translating into MSILTKYILQKYLKSFFIVLVSLQLFFVGIDFFQNMKNLPDSANLQLLYLFYNSFFTLTLTLPLSLVFGWILTLVILIKGNELVAFVALGVSKNRLYSPVIKISFLLLLVLIVLQATPLAYSYEQKSKILDDEYFISTKSDIFLKYNDYHIFFQKLYPIEKRAENIHIFKVIDKDLVESIVASKAYFQNNRWYVIDAKITKKPKNIDFEESKIEVSHERFLHTLEGFKPKILDNVYESKSTFSIIDAISALILLDKQGINTDKIRAALYYEIIVSFFILPLMIIIFAYSSLNSRFFNIGKFTSLSIFFTLITWGIFFLLHKFSNNGTLLPEVSLLLPIFLWYTLSYFIYKKKISY; encoded by the coding sequence ATGAGCATATTAACAAAATATATTTTACAAAAATATCTTAAAAGTTTTTTTATTGTTTTAGTTTCACTACAACTATTTTTTGTAGGAATTGACTTTTTTCAAAATATGAAAAATCTTCCTGATTCTGCAAACTTACAGTTATTATATCTATTTTATAACAGTTTTTTTACACTTACTTTGACTTTACCATTATCTTTAGTATTTGGTTGGATTTTAACTTTAGTAATATTAATAAAAGGTAATGAATTAGTTGCTTTTGTAGCATTAGGAGTTAGTAAAAATAGACTTTACTCGCCTGTTATAAAAATCTCTTTCTTGCTATTACTTGTATTAATAGTTCTTCAAGCAACACCACTTGCTTATTCATATGAACAAAAAAGCAAAATTTTAGATGATGAATATTTTATTAGTACAAAATCAGATATCTTTTTGAAATACAATGACTATCACATTTTCTTTCAAAAACTATATCCAATAGAAAAAAGAGCTGAAAATATTCATATTTTTAAAGTTATTGATAAAGATTTAGTTGAAAGTATTGTTGCTTCAAAAGCTTATTTTCAAAATAATAGATGGTATGTAATAGATGCAAAAATTACTAAAAAACCTAAAAATATTGATTTTGAAGAGTCAAAAATAGAAGTTAGCCATGAAAGATTTTTACATACACTTGAAGGCTTTAAACCAAAGATATTAGACAATGTATATGAATCAAAATCAACTTTTTCAATTATTGATGCAATATCGGCATTAATATTATTAGATAAACAAGGAATTAATACAGATAAGATTAGGGCAGCATTGTATTATGAAATCATAGTATCTTTTTTTATATTGCCATTAATGATTATTATTTTTGCATACTCTTCTTTAAATAGTAGATTTTTTAATATAGGTAAATTTACTTCTCTTTCGATATTTTTTACTTTAATAACATGGGGTATTTTCTTTTTATTACATAAATTTTCAAATAATGGTACACTTTTACCTGAAGTATCACTTCTATTACCAATATTTTTATGGTACACTTTATCTTATTTTATTTATAAGAAAAAAATATCCTATTAA
- a CDS encoding TonB-dependent receptor codes for MKKSLVLSFSAIAVLSANEQVSLESVLVTDTLKSKVVKDISNENLKSADLAQALSDVSPSISLVRRSGIANDIIIRGQKKDNINILIDDAKIYGACPNRMDPPTSHVLTNNIQSVEIIEGPYDIESFGTLSGKVKVNTKKPKEGFLGDVNVNYGSYGYSKYSATLSGGTKDIKALISASTESSEQYEDGDGNTLAQQLEKNSKDDTRVYSDKYKDMDAYEKKTFMSKLYFNLDDKQEINLSYTANRSDDILYANTPMDAIYDDSDIYTFNYIANDLSTFSKKLKFNTYYSKVDHPMATTYRKNGAMEMTNHMKSKIKGAKLQNDMNFFNGVLTLGLDTSKRSWEGEYSNKMNPYLADSISKTDTKNKAVFVKYNKDINAFNIELASRYDRTDIRTDGNEQDNDYNSLNAYLLTTYKANNSLNFFAGLGKSSRVPDARELYFKKGGKLVGTPDLDQTKNYEIDLGFEKTIGDFKIKTKLFYSMLKDYIVYNNSNVENKFENIDAKIYGFDISGFYYASDELYFDYGLSYQRGKKDEALDGQNDTNLAEIAPLKARIALNYEVGKNNFKASYIASKAWSNYDEENGEQHLGGYGILNLKYENSYIKNTVVTLGVDNVFDKTYATSNTYKDLTLLSSTSDEVMLLNEPGRYVYVNIKYSF; via the coding sequence ATGAAAAAATCTTTAGTTTTATCATTTAGTGCAATTGCTGTTTTAAGTGCAAATGAGCAAGTAAGTTTAGAATCAGTTCTTGTAACTGATACATTAAAATCTAAAGTCGTAAAAGATATTAGTAATGAAAATCTAAAATCAGCAGATTTAGCACAAGCCTTAAGTGATGTATCACCTTCAATCTCACTTGTAAGACGAAGTGGTATTGCAAATGATATTATAATTAGAGGGCAAAAAAAAGATAATATTAATATCTTAATAGATGATGCAAAGATATATGGTGCATGTCCAAATAGGATGGATCCACCAACTTCACATGTTCTTACAAATAATATACAAAGTGTTGAAATTATTGAGGGACCTTATGATATTGAAAGTTTTGGTACTTTAAGTGGTAAGGTAAAAGTAAATACAAAAAAACCAAAAGAGGGCTTTTTAGGTGATGTAAATGTTAATTATGGAAGTTATGGCTATAGTAAGTATTCTGCAACACTTAGTGGAGGAACAAAAGATATAAAAGCACTTATCTCTGCTTCAACTGAAAGTAGCGAACAGTATGAAGATGGAGATGGTAATACTTTAGCCCAACAACTTGAAAAAAATAGTAAAGATGACACAAGAGTGTATAGTGATAAATACAAAGATATGGATGCTTATGAAAAGAAAACTTTTATGAGTAAATTATACTTTAATCTAGATGATAAACAAGAGATAAATCTATCTTATACAGCTAATAGAAGTGATGATATTTTGTATGCAAATACACCAATGGACGCAATATACGATGATTCTGATATTTATACTTTTAATTATATAGCAAATGATTTATCAACTTTTTCTAAAAAATTAAAATTTAATACTTATTATTCAAAAGTAGATCATCCTATGGCAACAACATATAGAAAAAATGGTGCAATGGAAATGACAAATCATATGAAATCAAAAATAAAAGGTGCTAAACTTCAAAATGATATGAATTTTTTTAATGGAGTTTTAACTTTAGGCTTAGATACAAGCAAAAGAAGCTGGGAGGGAGAGTATAGCAATAAGATGAATCCTTATCTAGCAGATAGTATTTCTAAAACAGATACAAAAAATAAAGCAGTTTTTGTAAAATACAATAAAGATATAAATGCTTTTAATATTGAACTTGCTTCAAGATATGATAGAACTGATATAAGAACTGATGGGAATGAGCAGGATAATGATTATAACTCTTTAAATGCTTATTTATTAACTACATATAAAGCGAATAATAGTTTAAATTTTTTTGCAGGACTTGGAAAATCAAGTAGGGTTCCAGATGCAAGAGAGTTGTATTTTAAAAAAGGTGGAAAATTAGTAGGAACACCAGATTTAGATCAAACAAAAAACTATGAAATAGATTTAGGTTTTGAAAAAACTATTGGTGATTTTAAAATCAAAACAAAACTATTTTATTCTATGTTAAAAGATTATATAGTTTACAATAATTCAAATGTAGAAAATAAGTTTGAAAATATAGATGCAAAAATATATGGATTTGATATAAGTGGGTTTTATTATGCAAGTGATGAATTGTATTTTGATTATGGTTTATCATATCAAAGAGGTAAAAAAGATGAGGCTTTAGATGGACAAAATGATACAAATTTAGCTGAAATAGCGCCACTTAAAGCGAGAATTGCTTTGAATTATGAAGTAGGTAAAAATAACTTTAAAGCTTCATATATTGCTTCAAAAGCTTGGAGTAACTATGATGAGGAAAATGGAGAACAACATCTAGGTGGATATGGTATTTTAAACTTAAAATATGAAAATAGTTATATAAAAAATACAGTAGTAACACTAGGTGTTGATAATGTTTTTGATAAAACATATGCCACAAGTAATACATATAAAGATTTAACTTTACTTTCATCAACAAGTGATGAGGTAATGCTATTAAATGAACCAGGAAGATATGTATATGTAAATATAAAATATAGTTTTTAA
- a CDS encoding N-acetylmuramoyl-L-alanine amidase family protein, with product MSYLRAVLNNNTALEIKHLKNIIKYGNKLGHNTSKYEKELAKIRVKKAAKNTKTTKKVKIQKTKTIKKTTKTKPKTNNLNYTVKNIYTKNNMIIIDFYTNITKKYIDYSIDKTKYSNLYLFDIKGSFKDARPTKLQISGIDRIYIIQKEKNLLHIKVRDKSKLNPIYIVNKKQIIIKFLNIGSNVNSNTTKTTTNSNIINVNRYKRKVVVIDAGHGGKDVGAVGSNKKYEKKVVLAVSKYLYNILKKRGYNVHITRKGDTFIKVRNRTILANKKNADIFLSIHANSIAKSKAHKVKGVETFFLSPARSARAKRVAAKENSSDVRSMSKSTKNSFLTVLNQSKITASNKLAIDVQQNMLYTLQQRYKDTVDGGVREGPFWVLVGAQMPSILIEVGYISHPTEGKRLYKSSYQKLLAKGIANGVDSYFLKNP from the coding sequence ATGAGTTATCTAAGAGCAGTATTAAATAATAATACTGCTTTAGAGATAAAACACCTTAAAAATATAATTAAATATGGTAATAAACTAGGTCATAACACTTCTAAATATGAAAAAGAATTAGCAAAAATCAGAGTAAAAAAAGCTGCTAAAAATACAAAAACAACTAAAAAAGTAAAAATACAAAAAACAAAAACTATAAAAAAAACAACTAAAACAAAACCTAAAACGAATAATTTAAATTATACAGTTAAAAATATTTATACAAAAAATAATATGATAATAATTGATTTTTATACAAACATAACAAAAAAATATATAGATTATAGTATTGATAAAACAAAGTACTCTAATTTATATCTTTTTGATATAAAAGGCTCATTTAAAGACGCAAGACCAACAAAACTTCAAATTTCTGGAATTGACAGAATATATATTATTCAAAAAGAAAAAAATCTTTTACATATAAAAGTAAGAGATAAAAGTAAATTAAATCCAATTTACATAGTAAATAAAAAACAAATAATCATAAAATTTTTAAATATAGGCTCAAATGTTAATTCAAATACAACAAAAACAACTACAAATAGTAATATAATAAATGTGAATAGATATAAAAGAAAAGTAGTTGTAATAGATGCAGGTCATGGTGGAAAAGATGTAGGAGCTGTAGGTTCTAACAAAAAATATGAAAAAAAAGTTGTATTAGCTGTGAGTAAATATTTGTATAATATACTTAAAAAAAGAGGTTATAATGTCCATATTACTAGAAAGGGTGATACTTTTATTAAAGTTAGAAATAGAACAATTTTAGCAAATAAAAAAAATGCAGATATATTTTTATCAATACATGCAAACTCTATTGCAAAAAGTAAAGCACATAAAGTAAAGGGGGTTGAAACATTTTTCTTAAGCCCAGCAAGAAGTGCAAGAGCAAAAAGAGTTGCAGCAAAAGAGAATAGTAGTGATGTAAGATCAATGAGTAAATCAACTAAAAACTCGTTTTTAACAGTACTTAATCAAAGTAAAATTACAGCTTCAAATAAACTAGCTATTGATGTACAACAAAATATGTTATATACTTTACAACAAAGATATAAAGATACTGTTGATGGAGGAGTAAGAGAAGGTCCATTTTGGGTCTTAGTAGGAGCTCAAATGCCATCTATTTTAATAGAAGTAGGATATATTTCACATCCAACGGAGGGAAAAAGATTATATAAAAGTAGTTATCAAAAACTATTAGCAAAAGGAATTGCTAATGGGGTTGATTCTTACTTTCTAAAAAATCCTTAA
- a CDS encoding HD domain-containing protein — protein sequence MINPKIIDYIFSSASIQRWNDYPRMVELVELDKQAHKFIIAFFIAKLEDDINYTHLIEAGIFEFLRRIVVTDIRPDVFRKAIQKKSKEINSWVIEKLKDSLEPIQNGVFLKKFEEYLYDSNMYKKERFILKAASYLATKWEFSIVYQTSKFLTDIENVKRSVEDEIEDYYELIGVRKISLNKKLSRIIDLSGRLRFQKRWAQTPRIPETSVLGHMLTVALFAYFYSKDVDACDKRLENNFYTALFHDLPEALTRDIISPVKYSVDELSDIIAEYEIIKIEDDILPFVPEGLKDEFSYLLGLYENNKKDEFLNKINYKDQIKIVDNIDDYNLDKYSPIDGKALKQCDKLSAFIEASLSISHGIKSKELQSGKKHIFKGLKTVQGIDFKDLARQIDEEFGSTGQTQARFDFD from the coding sequence ATGATAAATCCTAAAATAATTGACTACATTTTTTCATCAGCTTCTATTCAAAGATGGAATGATTATCCAAGAATGGTTGAGTTAGTTGAACTTGATAAACAAGCCCATAAATTTATAATAGCTTTTTTTATTGCAAAACTAGAAGATGACATTAACTACACACACTTAATAGAAGCGGGTATTTTTGAGTTTCTAAGAAGAATAGTTGTAACAGATATTAGACCTGATGTATTTAGAAAAGCTATTCAAAAAAAATCAAAAGAGATAAATTCTTGGGTAATTGAAAAACTAAAAGACTCGTTAGAACCTATTCAAAATGGAGTATTTTTAAAAAAATTCGAAGAGTATTTATATGATTCAAATATGTATAAAAAAGAGAGATTTATACTTAAAGCTGCATCATATTTAGCAACAAAATGGGAGTTTTCAATAGTATATCAAACTTCAAAATTTTTAACAGATATTGAAAATGTCAAAAGAAGTGTAGAAGATGAAATCGAAGATTATTATGAACTAATTGGAGTTAGAAAAATATCTTTGAATAAAAAACTTTCAAGAATAATTGATTTAAGTGGAAGATTAAGATTTCAAAAAAGATGGGCACAAACACCAAGAATTCCTGAAACTTCAGTTTTAGGTCATATGCTAACAGTTGCACTTTTTGCTTATTTTTATTCAAAAGATGTAGATGCTTGTGATAAAAGATTGGAAAATAACTTTTATACTGCACTGTTTCATGATTTACCTGAAGCTTTAACAAGAGATATAATCTCACCTGTAAAGTATAGTGTAGATGAGTTATCAGATATTATTGCAGAGTATGAAATAATCAAAATTGAAGATGATATACTTCCTTTTGTTCCAGAGGGATTAAAAGATGAGTTTTCTTATCTTTTAGGACTTTATGAAAATAATAAAAAAGATGAATTTTTAAATAAAATCAACTATAAAGATCAAATAAAAATTGTAGATAATATTGATGATTATAACCTTGATAAATATAGTCCTATTGATGGAAAAGCTTTAAAACAGTGTGATAAACTTTCAGCTTTTATTGAAGCTAGTTTATCAATCTCCCATGGTATAAAATCAAAAGAGTTGCAAAGTGGTAAAAAACATATTTTCAAAGGCTTGAAAACTGTTCAAGGAATTGACTTTAAAGATCTTGCAAGACAAATTGATGAAGAGTTTGGAAGTACAGGACAAACCCAAGCAAGATTTGATTTTGACTAA